The window agaataccTTTTATACTTTTCTCCATTCTCTAACGGTATTTTCATTCGAtagattgaaaataaaatatatacattaataCCTCATGAGAAGAACTTGATAGATTTTGAATCCCCTTCGCTAATGGTTTTTTCGATCTAGTGATGCCATAGCTCATAACTTGTGACTGGTTCTTGTTATGCCATAGCTCATAAAATGGACATATCGATctacataatttaaaaagataattaaataaatataaaaaattaaaaatattccCAAATGTATATCTCTATATATAacctataattaaaaagaaaaattattatggaTTTTAACTTTCTCTTTGGACATTGGCAAAATATCAAAGATCACAATAagtaaaacttttcaaaaattaaacaatttccAGTAAATGGTGTTGTGCATGCCTCAATGAATAAGTATAATGGTGTTGACAAAAAATTTCCCTAACAATAAGAGCATCAACCTTTTTGCCGATTGAAAAAGCTCACATTTTTGCCAACCGAAAAAGCTCAGCTTTTTTTCTTCGCATTgaacgaaagaaaaaatgcaAAGCAAAAATCTATTGAAGAAGCTCACATTTTCACTGATTAAGAACCCACTTTAATATGGAATGTATGAGGAACTTGAAAAATTCACCAATTTGAGTGGTATGTATGAAGAACGCAGAAGAAAAGATAAACGAAAGAATTTGAAGCAGACGAACAAAAATGCTATTGAAAGACCTTTAGAAATTTCTAGGGTTTCAAAGTGTGACACTAGTGGAATATTTTCAATGTCGGTACGATTTGAAGGGGTTGTGAAACCGTTGGAGAGCTTAGGGGATGtgatatgttttctttttcggatttgaagaaaaattagaatattcaTCAGTTTTAATTGTGTGTATGGAGTTTTATTTAATAGGAAATTTGTGGTTTATTGAATAATTGTATTTAGGATTTAAGCTTTTCACTTAGGTATGgacatttaaaacattgaagcaacaatttctttttcagattttttagttttgctattttatcaatttaaaaataaatttgtcatttatcAAAAGTGAACTTtctattttactattattCCTGTTAGcgctttcttttcttccttttagaTTCCTTTAATCCCTTTAAGTAGAGTTAGAATAATTGAGAGTTGACAAGGTTAGAATATGCACGACCAATAGATTGAGCGGAAGGAGAggtagaaaaatatcaaaaacaaaagtatcAAATACAATCTCACTCACACTCACTCACAcgatccaaaattttaattctaacaTGTAAAATTTGATAGAATTCATAATCAAATTTATGGGTGTAGATTAGTTAATTCTAATGACATGTTTACAACTGTAAACTGGTTAAGAtgaatttttccatttcaagaaatttgaaattaaaggtGGATTAGAATTAGAGTTGGAATGATTGAAGCACCAAGCAAACAATGAAACTAGACTgctctaattaaattaatcctaaatgattaaaaatataatttggaCTAATTTCAAACATGAATCAagtaatttaaagtttttgaaaaagaaaaaagagaaataaaaaagtgattCCCATATTTAGAcgcaaatataaaaaaaagatagaactAAACTTAGCgaaaagcaaataaataaataaaataagacaaCGTTCTGAACTCGCAATTTCACGGTGTTGTTCAACGGGCAGGACAAAAGGGCACTGGGCAGAGGCATTTTGGTAGTTTCATCCCATCTCTTCCAAATCTCCTACATAATTTCTGTCTCTACTTACGATCACTTTTCACTTCCCTCCCCCACCACCTCCCTCATCGTTGCTTCTTTTGCATTATTAAAACTTCCTCACTTTTcagtttctttcatttttcctcaacaaaattctctctcaactctCATTTTCCTCCACCAATCTCTTCTTTCACGCATTCCGGtttgttgatttctttaatCTCCACTTCTTCAGGCCTTCCGTAACGAATGTCGCCCCCAATCCTCTCCTTAGCTCTCCCGTCCCCCACTGGTCGAGTTCTCAGTATTCAGTCCCACACTGTTCAGGTTTGTTCAATACTTCACTACGGTTCCGGTTATTTTGGtacaatttcatttcaaactccatattcactttgtttttgtttctttcattaGGCTTCTGTAGGAGTTTCCTTCAGTTCTGTTGCCAATTtgtattgttatatacttagaCTTGGTGTTTTTGTTATAAGTGCTGTGTTTGTGGGAGGTTTGACTTTATATTTACTATCTTGATAATGATGTCTGATGTTACTTTTCTGCTTTGTGTATTTCTGTGGATTGTTTGTTCTTATATTGTTCTTGATTGGCTTTATTTCCGTGCTATTAGTTTTACTTCAATGGATTGTTCTATTGTCCGCTGCCGTAGGGATACGTTGGGAATAAATCAGCTGTTTTCCCTCTCCAACTATTGGGCTATGATGTAGATCCAATAAATTCCGTGCAGTTCTCAAACCACACAGGCAAGATGCTTCTATTTGTTCATTCAAATGGTCTTAGAACTCTGAGGCTTAATTATATAGGTGCCTTATGTCCGTATGCATAGGTTctggtttgattttgttgtgtTAGTGAAAGTGTATTATGGTtccttttgaaaataaaacaggGTATCCGACTTTTAAGGGCCAAGTTTTGAATGGAAGACAATTATGGGACTTAATTGAAGGccttgaagaaaatgaattgttgTACTATACTCATTTGTTAACAGGTACTTTAGTTTTTCACTAAGTGACTTTTGGTGTGGAGTATAATTTGGTGACTTTGCAATATGAGGACCTATGAATTGTATGTTggcagaaaataataaatgtctGCTAGAAAAGGAGAACTATGCTAAACTATTGCCAGCATCACGTATAAAGCTCCTGCAGTAATTTGCATACTGTGAACATgcctatttttatttttcagttAATGTGAGATTTGTTGTAATATGGTACCTATGGATTTTGCAGGATATATTGGTTCTGTTTCTTTCCTCAACACAGTGTTGGAAGTTGTCGATAAGCTTCGCTTGGTGAACCCTAAGCTAACATATGGTCAGATAAATTCAAGTTCATGGTGCTTCATTATCATTTGTCCATAATCATATATAggttttgtaaatgttttcttCGAGCTCTTGGTAACCTAGAACTGGTGAGCTGGGAGGATAATGTTTTCCCAGGAAAAAAAGCTGggagaataataattttctaatgtGTTTTTGCACGCAATGGACAATCTTGTCCATGATTGATGATTCATTATCTTCAAGTCCAGAACTTCTTATATTGCCTTTGTTCCATGCATATAACGTATATGCTAGGGAAACAGAAACATTGTAATTTATAATGTGGAAAATTTTGAGGATTAGTCAACCACCTATTTAACCatctcattttttcttttttgaaacggagacaagcctcttaaattattattaataaaagagccttaagctcaaagtacaagagtatTACACTAAGAGCAagagaaaggagaaaattCAGTCTACATCTACAACACAagctaaaaaacaaattccaaataGAAGAGATCAAGCTAAACAAAACCAACTCATTAAAACTAATGTTTTTTCCAGTATGTGATCCAGTGATGGGCGATGAAGGGAAGCTTTATGTTCCTGAAGAACTAGTATCTGTATACCGAGAGAAGGTGAGAAATCCAGCTCACAATGGCCCCTGGTAGTGCTTGATAGCTCATTCACTTAATCTTGACTTGACTTAGATTTTTCCTTAATTAGCATTGTCTGTTGAACTTTTCAATGTTTGAGTACTTTAGTATGTGGAccattaaaaatgtaattctGTATCTCTGTGTGTTGGAAGCTAACAATTATTTATGCATCTGCcctttatattttcattttcatgttcttgtccataaatttttttgataagTCCAATTCATGATTAGGTAATACCGGTGGCTTCAGTGTTGACTCCTAATCAATTTGAAGCTGAACAACTGACTGGGTTAAGGTAATTTGAATAGGATAGACATGATGTGCTAATGTTATTTTTACTGGTCTATGTAGATATATGGAAAGCGTATAACACACGTTTACTTTTGTCTTTTTGAATGTGTGCATGTGTTGGTGAAGTGCAAGAAAAGATACCTTTTAAACCTTATTAGTGTT of the Cucumis sativus cultivar 9930 chromosome 3, Cucumber_9930_V3, whole genome shotgun sequence genome contains:
- the LOC101205462 gene encoding pyridoxal kinase isoform X2 → MSPPILSLALPSPTGRVLSIQSHTVQGYVGNKSAVFPLQLLGYDVDPINSVQFSNHTGYPTFKGQVLNGRQLWDLIEGLEENELLYYTHLLTGYIGSVSFLNTVLEVVDKLRLVNPKLTYVCDPVMGDEGKLYVPEELVSVYREKVIPVASVLTPNQFEAEQLTGLRIQSEGDGREACNILHAAGPSKGQAPEQFKIMIPKIPAYFTGTGDLTTALILGWSNKYPERLDLAAELAVSSLQAVLHRTMNDYKSAGHDPQSSSLEIRLIQSQDEIRNPKVEFKAQRYD
- the LOC101205462 gene encoding pyridoxal kinase isoform X1, producing MSPPILSLALPSPTGRVLSIQSHTVQGYVGNKSAVFPLQLLGYDVDPINSVQFSNHTGYPTFKGQVLNGRQLWDLIEGLEENELLYYTHLLTGYIGSVSFLNTVLEVVDKLRLVNPKLTYVCDPVMGDEGKLYVPEELVSVYREKVIPVASVLTPNQFEAEQLTGLRIQSEGDGREACNILHAAGPSKVVITSINMNGELLLIGSHQKNEGQAPEQFKIMIPKIPAYFTGTGDLTTALILGWSNKYPERLDLAAELAVSSLQAVLHRTMNDYKSAGHDPQSSSLEIRLIQSQDEIRNPKVEFKAQRYD